The SAR202 cluster bacterium genome contains the following window.
ACGCAGTCGCTTCCGCCCACAACCTGCTCGGCGCGATCACCGACAACGCAGCCCAGCGCGGCGCGATTCCGGGCTTTTCGCCGGCGGGCATGACATGGCGGCGGGTCATGGACATCGAGGACCGCGCGCTCCGGCAGATCATCACCGGCCTGGGCGGCCCCAACAACGCACCAATGCGCGAGGCCGGCTTCGATATCGTGACGGCCTCCGAAATCATGGCCATCCTTGCGCTTTCGTCCGGCATCGACGACCTCCGCGCCAGGCTAACGCGCATCGTCGTCGGCTTTACGGAGGACGACAAGCCCGTACCCGCAGGCGATGTGCAGGCGGTCGGCTCGATGATGGCGCTGTTGCGCCACGCCATCCACCCCAACCTGGTCCAGACACAGGAGGGGCAGCCCGTCCTGATCCACGCCGGCCCGTTCGGCAACATCGCCCACGGGTGCAACTCGGTTGTGGCCGACCGGCTAGCGCTCGGCTACTCCGACTACGTGATCACCGAGGCTGGGTTCGGCGCTGACCTTGGATTCGAGAAGTTCATGCACATCAAGGCGCGCTTCAACGGCCTGGAGCCGAGCGCCGCGGTTCTCGTGACCACCGTGCGCGCGGTGAAGTCGCACGGCGGCGTGAGGCTCCGCGACCTTGAGAAGCCGAACGAGGCCGCCGTCAGGGCAGGGGTGGTAAACGTCCAGCACCTGGTGGGAGTCGTCCGCTCCTTTGGCCTGCCAGTCGTCGTCGCGATCAACCGCTTCCCCACGGACACGAAGGAAGAGGTGGCGATCGTAAAAGAGTGCTCAGAGAGCGCCGGTGCGTTCGCGGCCGTGGAGAGCACCGTGTACGCAAACGGCGGCGCGGGTGGCGTGGAACTGGCGGAGGCCGTCGTGGCCGCATCGAAGGACGGCGCTGTGAAGCCGACTTACCTGTACCCGGCCGACGCCACGATCGAAGAGAAGGTGCTGACGCTGGCCCGCAAGGTCTACAACGCGGCGGACGTGTCCTGGAACGCGGACGCGAAGGCGCGACTGAAGACCTACGCGCAGAACGGCTGGGGCGGCCTCCCGGTCTGCATGGCCAAGACCAACTTCTCCATCTCAGACGATCCGACCCGCCTGGGCCGCCCGTCCGGCTATACGTTCCGAGTGTCCGACGTGCGCGCGTCAGTGGGCGCGGGTTTCATCTATCCCATCGCCGGCACCATCGTCACCATGCCCGGCCTGCCCGGCACGCCGCGCTCGCTGGACATCGACGAGAAGGGGAACGTGGTTGGGCTGTAGGGGGGATGGGTTAGGGCTTTTCAGAGCGGATTCAGAAGTCGGCGGTGCGATAAAGGGGTTGCCGCTGGGCGTGATTATGTAGCTGCACAGCATGCTGTGCAGCTACATAATCACGCGACAGTTGACGTATATCCAGGCACTTTCAAACGACTATTAGGCCATTTCTTTGACGGAGGAGGCCGTTGACCGTCAGCACCAGGACCACCGCTCGCCGAATAGTCCGGTCACTCCTTGCCACCGATTTTGCGTGTGACGAGAGGGACCTCTCGGGAGAAGGCGTCAAAGTTGTTCCTTCCGAGGAACGTCCAGGGAGAAGACGGTATCCCGTGAGTCCGGATCCGTTCAGCATGGTAACAATGGGCTCCGGAGTTGTTGTGAGCTGTGGGCCTGAACGAATTGACCGAATGAAGTCGATGTTCGGCCCCCTTGACCGTGACCTGGCATTTTCGCCGAAAGTTCTAGCAGAGGTGGTTGCGCTATTCGCGCGCGAAAATCGGCAGGTCGTTGGGCCATGCCTGGTCTACGCCTGTTCCGAGAAAGACCTCCGGCCTGCTGCGCCGCCCGCTGAAACAAGCATTGAGATAGTTTTTGAGGCATTAATCAAAGACCTGTTTGTATATGAAGGGTTCAGGCACGCGCTATCCTATCGCCACGATTCTCCAAGACCGGAGAAATTGGCTGCAGTCGCAAGAACGAACGGCGAAATTGTTGGGATTGCGGCCGCGTCAGTTGATTGCGAGTCGATGTGGCAAATTGGCGTCGACTTTTTGGAAAGTGCACGAGGTAGGAACATAGGTCGTGCGCTGGTGAGCAGGTTAGCGGATAGCATCCTGAAGGCCGGGAAACTGCCATACTACGCGGCCGCGCCAACCAACGTGAACTCCAATAACGTCGCGGTTAGCGCGGGTTTTTGGCTGGCCTGGACTGAAGTATTTATTAAGGGCGGTATCGCCTAAAGCGGTTGGCTAGAAATCAGAGAGCCCCACCGGATACCGGTGGGGCTTTCTGATTTCTAGCTACTCTGCCCTAGTCGGCGGGCGAGGGGTTCTCGCCGGGGTTGCGGGAGGTCAGGAAGGTGTAGAGCCTGCCGCGCGCGCCTATCCACGTGCGGTTGCCGATGGCGGTGCGCTCAACGACCGGCTGGTTGTTGACGCGCACGGTGGAGAACTCGCGGGCGACGGTGAGGTCGATCTGGTCCTTGTTGAACCGGAATACCACGCCTTCCAGGCCCGGGATGCCTAGCTCGCTGCCCTTGACCAGGCCCCTGTACAGGAAGGCC
Protein-coding sequences here:
- a CDS encoding formate--tetrahydrofolate ligase, which codes for MRPIYEIADKMGLDREAVIPYGKYKAKIDLNAIRKDGPRGKLIVMTGMTPTRAGEGKTTTTVGLTQAMGKLGHRVAATLREPSLGPIFGVKGGGTGGGAARVLPEDEINIHFTGDAHAVASAHNLLGAITDNAAQRGAIPGFSPAGMTWRRVMDIEDRALRQIITGLGGPNNAPMREAGFDIVTASEIMAILALSSGIDDLRARLTRIVVGFTEDDKPVPAGDVQAVGSMMALLRHAIHPNLVQTQEGQPVLIHAGPFGNIAHGCNSVVADRLALGYSDYVITEAGFGADLGFEKFMHIKARFNGLEPSAAVLVTTVRAVKSHGGVRLRDLEKPNEAAVRAGVVNVQHLVGVVRSFGLPVVVAINRFPTDTKEEVAIVKECSESAGAFAAVESTVYANGGAGGVELAEAVVAASKDGAVKPTYLYPADATIEEKVLTLARKVYNAADVSWNADAKARLKTYAQNGWGGLPVCMAKTNFSISDDPTRLGRPSGYTFRVSDVRASVGAGFIYPIAGTIVTMPGLPGTPRSLDIDEKGNVVGL
- a CDS encoding GNAT family N-acetyltransferase; its protein translation is MKSMFGPLDRDLAFSPKVLAEVVALFARENRQVVGPCLVYACSEKDLRPAAPPAETSIEIVFEALIKDLFVYEGFRHALSYRHDSPRPEKLAAVARTNGEIVGIAAASVDCESMWQIGVDFLESARGRNIGRALVSRLADSILKAGKLPYYAAAPTNVNSNNVAVSAGFWLAWTEVFIKGGIA